A single genomic interval of Lewinellaceae bacterium harbors:
- a CDS encoding OmpA family protein, with the protein MKKLFFLLSFLLALSLTPAHAQYTGAKDGLALRYTLPNHLLPVTNTWDIDNFGGGLEMEYIRHLSPALNLGVPFKIYKAYLPTDEQGDFRQEGLLSLDLLLQLKLFREPAFIYPYLFAGFGGNLERLSDVNFSVPLGLGLNFRLQQHTYLSLKGEYRLGLEDLRDNLQLGAGLLLLLGEGGEEEKPKLSDADGDGVPDASDLCPTIPGLAALYGCPDADGDGIADGEDECPQEAGLAALNGCPDRDSDGIADAKDECPDQPGPPERNGCPINDADGDGVADADDACPNQPGPRALAGCPDRDGDGVVDKNDRCPDVKGALAMSGCPDTDGDGLADPDDRCPETAGPIANRGCPEIKEEDRQVLDFAMKNVQFETGKAALRQESFAILNQVEDILNRYPDYKLRISGHTDSVGDAALNQKLSEDRAKSCYDYLIGKGISAFRMSYAGYGESRPIANNKYASGREQNRRVEFDIYLD; encoded by the coding sequence ATGAAAAAGCTCTTTTTTCTACTCTCCTTTCTCCTTGCACTATCTCTGACACCGGCACACGCCCAATATACGGGGGCGAAAGACGGCCTGGCTTTGCGCTACACCCTGCCCAACCACCTGTTGCCCGTTACCAATACCTGGGACATAGACAACTTCGGCGGCGGGCTGGAAATGGAGTACATCCGCCACCTGAGCCCAGCGCTCAACCTGGGCGTTCCCTTTAAAATATACAAAGCTTACCTGCCTACGGATGAGCAGGGAGATTTCCGGCAGGAAGGCCTGCTGAGCCTCGACCTGTTGCTGCAGCTGAAATTATTCCGCGAACCCGCTTTTATTTACCCTTACCTCTTTGCCGGTTTCGGCGGCAACCTGGAGCGGCTGAGCGATGTCAACTTTTCCGTCCCGCTGGGCCTGGGGCTGAACTTCAGGCTTCAGCAGCACACTTATCTTTCGCTTAAGGGAGAATACCGCCTGGGGCTGGAAGACCTCCGCGACAACCTGCAACTGGGTGCCGGCCTGCTCTTGCTTCTGGGAGAAGGAGGGGAGGAAGAAAAACCAAAGCTCAGCGATGCCGATGGCGACGGGGTGCCGGATGCAAGCGACCTCTGTCCCACCATTCCTGGCCTGGCCGCCTTGTATGGCTGCCCGGATGCCGACGGCGACGGCATAGCCGACGGCGAAGACGAATGCCCGCAGGAAGCCGGCCTGGCCGCGCTCAACGGCTGCCCCGACCGCGATAGCGACGGCATCGCCGACGCTAAAGACGAATGCCCGGACCAACCGGGCCCGCCCGAACGCAATGGCTGCCCAATAAATGATGCCGACGGCGATGGCGTTGCCGATGCTGACGACGCCTGCCCGAACCAACCCGGCCCAAGGGCCCTGGCCGGCTGCCCCGACCGCGACGGAGACGGCGTGGTAGATAAGAACGACCGCTGCCCGGATGTCAAAGGTGCCCTCGCTATGTCGGGCTGCCCGGATACCGATGGCGACGGGTTGGCCGACCCGGACGACCGGTGCCCCGAAACCGCCGGGCCGATCGCCAACCGGGGCTGCCCGGAAATTAAAGAAGAAGACCGGCAAGTGTTGGACTTTGCCATGAAGAATGTACAGTTCGAAACCGGAAAAGCCGCCTTGAGGCAGGAGTCCTTTGCGATCCTGAACCAGGTAGAGGATATCCTCAACCGCTACCCCGATTACAAACTGCGCATCAGCGGCCATACCGATAGCGTGGGCGATGCAGCGCTCAACCAGAAATTGTCGGAAGACCGGGCAAAATCCTGCTACGATTACCTGATCGGAAAGGGCATCAGCGCATTCCGGATGAGTTATGCCGGCTACGGCGAGTCCCGGCCCATCGCGAATAATAAGTACGCCTCGGGGCGGGAGCAGAACCGGCGGGTG
- the nusB gene encoding transcription antitermination factor NusB — translation MLYSMSRDSKLGLNDVIHRYRASIHKSFELYLFSLLSLIRIAGYARQDAAKKSAKLLPSEQDKQFTAKLVDNVLMKSLAENEGLQALFRKYKLTHRVDTDNIRLFYTDFAKTEEYQDYAVQDDDSLESHREILLSLYKHLLANEAYDDFVEDHYSNWIDDKSLVAGAIKKTIKGLPAVDDFYEEYRPTAETTEDFGEKLLRKACEEDVDLLGIIEPTLRNWDADRVAVIDMILLKMALCELMSFPTIPTKVTLNEFVEISKLYSTDKSKDFINGILDRLMKQLNKDGKIQKKGRGLQE, via the coding sequence ATGCTATATTCCATGAGCAGGGATAGCAAGCTTGGGTTGAACGATGTGATACATCGTTACCGGGCAAGCATACACAAATCTTTTGAGTTGTACCTCTTTAGCCTGCTCAGCCTGATCCGTATCGCCGGATACGCCAGGCAGGATGCGGCAAAAAAGTCGGCCAAATTGCTGCCTTCAGAACAGGACAAACAATTTACCGCCAAATTGGTGGATAACGTTCTGATGAAGTCGCTGGCCGAAAATGAAGGGCTGCAGGCCCTTTTCCGGAAATATAAACTTACCCATCGCGTCGATACCGACAATATCCGCCTCTTCTATACGGATTTTGCCAAGACAGAGGAGTACCAGGATTACGCCGTACAGGATGACGATAGCCTGGAAAGCCACCGGGAGATTCTGCTGTCGCTATACAAACACCTGCTCGCCAACGAAGCCTACGACGATTTTGTCGAAGACCACTATTCCAATTGGATCGACGACAAATCCCTTGTAGCAGGCGCCATCAAGAAGACCATCAAGGGCCTGCCGGCTGTCGATGATTTCTACGAAGAATACCGCCCAACAGCAGAAACCACAGAGGATTTCGGAGAAAAACTGCTCCGGAAGGCCTGCGAAGAGGATGTGGACTTGCTGGGCATCATCGAACCTACTCTTCGCAATTGGGATGCCGACCGCGTCGCCGTCATCGATATGATCCTCCTCAAAATGGCCCTCTGCGAACTGATGAGCTTCCCTACCATCCCCACCAAAGTGACCCTCAATGAGTTTGTGGAGATTTCCAAACTCTACAGCACCGACAAAAGCAAGGATTTCATCAACGGCATCCTCGACCGCCTGATGAAGCAGCTCAATAAGGACGGGAAAATTCAGAAGAAAGGGAGGGGGTTGCAGGAGTGA
- a CDS encoding DUF1599 domain-containing protein has protein sequence MNRTLEQFDHILVKCRDLFEKKNRDYGTSWRILRPSSLTDQVFIKARRIRSIEEKGLQKVEDSVESDYIGLINYSLMALIQLELPEEAPMELPPEEALRLYDEKVAHARALLAAKNHDYGEAWRDMRISSMTDLILMKLLRIKQIEDNAGKTVVSEGLEANYQDIINYAIFALIKAQEKKQNV, from the coding sequence GTGAACCGCACCCTCGAGCAATTTGATCACATCCTTGTTAAATGCCGGGACTTATTCGAGAAAAAAAACCGGGATTACGGCACTTCCTGGCGTATCTTGCGGCCGTCTTCCCTGACCGACCAGGTTTTCATCAAGGCCAGGCGTATTCGCAGCATTGAGGAGAAAGGGCTGCAAAAAGTGGAGGACAGCGTCGAGTCCGATTACATCGGGCTGATCAATTACAGCCTGATGGCCCTCATCCAGCTGGAGTTGCCCGAGGAAGCTCCGATGGAGCTGCCTCCTGAAGAAGCGCTCAGGCTTTACGATGAAAAGGTAGCGCACGCCCGGGCACTGCTGGCCGCCAAGAACCACGATTACGGAGAAGCCTGGCGCGATATGCGCATCAGCTCCATGACCGACCTCATTCTGATGAAATTGCTGCGCATCAAACAGATTGAGGATAATGCCGGAAAGACCGTTGTTTCGGAAGGGCTGGAGGCCAATTACCAGGATATCATTAACTATGCTATTTTTGCGTTGATCAAAGCTCAGGAAAAAAAACAGAACGTATGA
- a CDS encoding YigZ family protein, with product MSGIKDHYKTVAGPAHGEYKDRGSKFLAYAFPVYAEEEWQARLEEVRREHPKARHHCYAYRLGLDGNNFRANDDGEPSGTAGRPILGQIDSFELVNILVIVVRYFGGTLLGASGLINAYRESAADALNHAQVVERTVEEIYRITFDYALMSQVMGSIKSLDLEMVRQDFGHAGVLEIAVRQSEVAEKLRSLKAAVAGVYLEEVDGLEKIEGLELEYLYTR from the coding sequence ATGTCCGGCATCAAAGACCATTACAAAACTGTAGCTGGCCCTGCCCACGGCGAATACAAAGACCGGGGCAGCAAATTCCTGGCTTATGCCTTTCCGGTGTATGCCGAAGAAGAGTGGCAGGCCCGGCTGGAAGAAGTGCGCCGGGAGCATCCCAAGGCGCGCCACCACTGCTATGCCTACCGGCTGGGGCTGGACGGCAACAACTTCCGCGCCAACGACGACGGCGAACCCAGCGGAACGGCAGGGCGGCCCATCCTGGGGCAGATCGACAGTTTCGAACTGGTTAACATCCTCGTTATTGTAGTTCGTTATTTTGGGGGCACGCTGCTGGGCGCTTCCGGATTGATCAACGCCTACCGGGAAAGCGCCGCCGACGCCCTGAACCATGCGCAGGTTGTCGAACGAACGGTAGAAGAGATCTACCGGATCACTTTCGATTATGCGCTGATGAGCCAGGTGATGGGCAGCATCAAGAGCCTTGACCTGGAAATGGTTCGGCAGGACTTCGGCCATGCCGGTGTCCTGGAAATCGCCGTACGCCAGAGCGAGGTGGCGGAAAAGCTGCGAAGCCTCAAGGCGGCAGTAGCGGGGGTGTACCTGGAAGAAGTGGATGGGTTGGAGAAGATCGAGGGGCTTGAGTTGGAGTATTTGTATACGCGGTAG
- a CDS encoding S9 family peptidase: MTAQIEKREIGNLVLENIPEIPEGLNERLNHYHNTRDAYLVDWLNKGGGLLISTRFGESSQLHIVENPGAARRQATFFSEPVFSASVCPAPGANGFLFAKDEGGNENYQLYYLNLDTGHYHLLTDGVSKHGSGLWNRKGTAIAYNSTKGNQKDHGIYLYTFEERPGERLLFEEEGYWYPIDWSPCGRELTVINYRSINESFLYRLNVLSGKLTPVLAKPNVACRGGFWNADGTELFYASDEFSECRQLIRFRLEDGRQEILSASLPWEVEAMRFSPDGRSLAFVLNDDGISRLYFMDLAKGEHRPFAGLPDGIISSLRWRPDGKQLAITVDTPHAPADVYVVNLQDSTACRWTYSEVGGLDPALFIKPGLVHYPSFDLVEGQPRQIPAFYFKPAKGTGPFPVLVYIHGGPESQYRPGFSPIIQYYLNELGIAVLAPNVRGSTGYGKSFLKLDNGFKREDSVRDIGKLLDWVAEQPELDQNRVAVMGGSYGGYMVLSSMAHFNGRLRCGVDIVGISNFVTFLENTKSYRRNLRRVEYGDERDPRMRRHLERISPTANAHKITKPMLIVQGLNDPRVPASEAEQMLHAIRKNGGEAWYLLAKDEGHGFRKKPNRDYYNKAVILFLQRYLL; this comes from the coding sequence ATGACTGCTCAGATTGAGAAAAGGGAAATTGGTAACCTCGTTTTGGAGAATATCCCGGAAATCCCTGAAGGCCTTAATGAACGGCTGAACCATTACCACAATACCCGCGACGCTTATCTTGTCGATTGGTTGAACAAAGGGGGCGGTTTGCTGATCAGTACCCGTTTTGGGGAGTCCTCCCAGCTCCATATTGTTGAAAACCCTGGAGCGGCCCGCCGGCAGGCCACCTTTTTTTCCGAACCGGTATTCAGCGCCAGCGTTTGCCCGGCGCCCGGCGCCAATGGGTTTCTCTTTGCCAAAGATGAAGGCGGCAATGAAAATTACCAGCTGTATTACCTCAACCTGGATACCGGGCATTACCACCTGCTGACCGACGGCGTTTCCAAACACGGCAGCGGCTTGTGGAACCGAAAAGGCACCGCCATAGCCTACAACAGCACCAAAGGCAATCAAAAAGACCACGGCATATATCTTTATACTTTCGAAGAACGGCCGGGCGAGCGCCTTCTTTTCGAAGAGGAAGGTTACTGGTATCCGATCGACTGGTCGCCCTGCGGGCGGGAACTCACGGTCATCAACTACCGGTCGATCAATGAAAGCTTTTTGTACCGGCTGAATGTCCTGAGCGGCAAGCTGACGCCGGTGCTGGCCAAGCCTAATGTCGCCTGCCGGGGCGGCTTTTGGAATGCCGACGGCACGGAGTTATTCTATGCCTCCGATGAATTCTCTGAATGCCGGCAGCTCATCCGGTTTCGCCTGGAGGATGGCCGGCAGGAAATCCTGTCCGCCAGCCTGCCCTGGGAAGTGGAAGCCATGCGCTTTTCGCCAGACGGCCGTAGCCTGGCTTTTGTGCTTAACGATGACGGCATCTCCCGCCTCTATTTTATGGATTTGGCAAAAGGGGAGCACCGGCCGTTCGCCGGCCTGCCGGATGGCATCATCAGTTCCCTGCGTTGGAGGCCAGATGGCAAACAATTGGCCATTACCGTCGATACGCCTCACGCGCCGGCGGATGTTTACGTGGTCAATCTTCAGGATTCCACCGCCTGCCGCTGGACTTACAGCGAGGTCGGCGGGCTGGACCCCGCCCTGTTCATCAAGCCGGGCCTGGTCCATTATCCTTCTTTCGACCTGGTGGAAGGGCAGCCGAGGCAAATCCCAGCTTTTTACTTCAAACCCGCCAAAGGAACCGGCCCGTTTCCGGTGCTGGTCTACATCCACGGCGGCCCGGAAAGCCAGTACCGGCCAGGTTTTTCTCCTATCATACAGTACTACCTGAACGAGCTGGGCATCGCGGTCCTTGCGCCCAATGTGAGAGGGTCTACCGGCTACGGCAAGAGCTTTTTGAAGCTCGACAACGGGTTCAAGCGCGAAGATTCTGTCCGGGATATTGGCAAGTTGCTCGACTGGGTTGCGGAACAACCGGAACTGGACCAAAACCGCGTGGCCGTCATGGGCGGCTCTTACGGGGGGTACATGGTGCTGTCTTCCATGGCCCATTTCAACGGCCGCCTGCGCTGCGGTGTCGACATCGTAGGGATCAGCAATTTTGTGACCTTCCTGGAAAATACCAAGTCCTACCGGCGCAACCTGCGCCGGGTGGAGTACGGCGATGAGCGCGACCCCCGCATGCGCCGCCACCTGGAACGCATCTCGCCTACGGCCAATGCGCATAAGATCACCAAACCCATGCTGATCGTCCAGGGCCTGAACGACCCTCGGGTGCCGGCCAGCGAAGCGGAGCAAATGCTCCACGCCATAAGAAAAAACGGTGGCGAAGCCTGGTACCTGCTGGCCAAAGACGAAGGCCACGGCTTCCGGAAAAAGCCCAACCGCGATTATTACAACAAGGCGGTTATTCTTTTTTTGCAGCGGTATTTGCTATAG
- a CDS encoding T9SS type A sorting domain-containing protein has protein sequence MLKQYLFALLLAAVAPGLYAQSGCPGCVVNLPADLPEDTIYLSSAADGQAGVYYESDLSFRMPKTTTPVNANDPDTPPGLGISQITITSVSNLPPGLAWEANQTVFDVSQETDGCVQFCGTPLIPGLYNVEVVVRAEILFLAQVSSFSFPILILPGTSVTEGFTLANNSGCGSVTAGFANNVPSEGREGYSYLWDFGNGNMSLSESPGQQLYGEAGIYEVSYQAVIDTFGFLLTEVVVESVTCNDLFNNAPDLRIEIWDPNGERILETLQVDNAQTPLAFIVNLFIGEGNYVLRVMDEDSGLQGGDDECGAINFNRLSNGSFTNGGLRASLNIFHPVDTIRSVDTVWVYEQPDRPLLQGDGPANLCEGDDYLLTVANFDSGLQWYRDSLPLIGVEGPELNVSSGADYWVTHTNPDGCSATSEVISLAFAPLPDPPIFQNFNNLLTLYDPGSLPEDYTLQWYRNGILIEGADGQEYCMEESGAYLLEVADINTGCRSTYELQATYNPAFPGCLTSAASEHLLYGFAAYPNPVGGLLHLEGQADSGAVQFVLYNSQGQAVQRLESAPVAGLIQETLDLGGYPSGVYILEARSGRRSIRLKVVKQ, from the coding sequence ATGTTGAAGCAATACTTATTTGCCTTGCTGTTAGCGGCCGTTGCCCCGGGGTTGTATGCGCAATCCGGGTGCCCGGGCTGTGTAGTGAACCTGCCTGCCGATCTGCCGGAAGACACCATTTACCTCAGCAGTGCCGCCGACGGCCAGGCGGGCGTGTATTACGAATCGGACCTGAGCTTCCGCATGCCGAAGACCACTACGCCGGTCAATGCCAACGATCCGGATACGCCGCCGGGGTTGGGCATCAGCCAGATCACGATAACTTCTGTGTCCAACCTTCCCCCCGGCCTGGCGTGGGAGGCCAACCAAACCGTTTTTGATGTTTCCCAGGAAACGGACGGCTGTGTGCAATTTTGCGGCACTCCGCTTATTCCCGGCCTGTACAACGTAGAGGTGGTGGTGAGGGCGGAAATCCTGTTTCTCGCTCAGGTTTCTTCCTTTTCCTTTCCCATCCTGATCCTGCCCGGCACGAGCGTCACCGAAGGCTTCACCTTGGCCAACAACAGTGGTTGCGGAAGCGTAACCGCCGGTTTTGCCAATAATGTGCCTTCCGAAGGGCGGGAAGGGTATTCTTACCTCTGGGATTTCGGCAACGGCAATATGTCGCTCAGCGAAAGCCCCGGCCAGCAGTTGTATGGTGAGGCGGGCATTTATGAAGTCAGCTACCAGGCCGTCATCGATACTTTCGGCTTTTTGTTAACTGAGGTGGTGGTGGAAAGCGTAACCTGCAACGACCTCTTCAACAACGCCCCTGACCTTCGGATAGAAATATGGGATCCGAACGGGGAGCGCATTCTGGAAACCCTGCAGGTAGACAACGCTCAAACCCCGCTCGCCTTTATCGTCAACCTCTTCATCGGAGAGGGCAATTACGTGCTTCGGGTGATGGACGAAGACAGTGGCCTGCAGGGCGGCGATGACGAATGCGGCGCCATCAATTTCAACCGCCTGTCCAATGGCTCCTTTACCAACGGCGGCCTCCGGGCCAGCCTCAATATCTTCCATCCGGTAGACACCATCCGCTCTGTAGACACGGTTTGGGTATACGAACAACCGGATCGCCCGCTGTTGCAGGGCGATGGGCCGGCCAACCTTTGCGAAGGGGATGATTACCTGCTCACGGTGGCCAATTTCGATTCCGGGCTGCAGTGGTATCGGGACAGCCTGCCGCTCATCGGGGTGGAAGGCCCTGAACTGAATGTGTCTTCCGGAGCAGATTATTGGGTCACCCACACCAATCCGGATGGATGCAGCGCCACTTCTGAAGTGATAAGCCTCGCTTTCGCTCCATTGCCTGATCCGCCCATCTTTCAGAATTTCAACAACCTGCTCACCTTATATGATCCGGGCAGCCTGCCGGAAGACTATACTTTGCAGTGGTACCGGAATGGGATTTTGATAGAAGGAGCGGACGGCCAGGAATACTGCATGGAAGAAAGCGGCGCTTACCTGCTCGAAGTGGCCGATATCAATACCGGCTGCCGCAGCACTTACGAGTTGCAGGCTACCTACAACCCGGCCTTTCCAGGCTGCCTGACTTCAGCGGCGAGTGAACATTTGCTTTACGGTTTTGCAGCTTATCCGAATCCCGTTGGCGGGCTACTCCACCTGGAAGGGCAGGCGGATAGCGGTGCCGTTCAATTTGTGTTGTACAACAGCCAGGGCCAGGCTGTGCAACGGCTGGAAAGCGCGCCGGTTGCCGGGCTGATCCAGGAAACTTTGGATTTGGGCGGCTATCCTTCCGGGGTTTATATTCTGGAAGCCCGCTCCGGCCGGCGATCGATTCGCCTGAAAGTGGTGAAGCAGTAA
- a CDS encoding T9SS type A sorting domain-containing protein — MKKVVLLFLGLTSWSLVQAQETTCDPDQSVADTVVVSPLPQSADRPAGGITDTACANEYYKFVFTFNIPMTYDTPFGPAPIDNVSVATDGAVANLPASFDYVCNPPNCVFQAQTKGCVVLFGTATPAEVAAHDLKVTADVAITGVPLPLTLTLPDDLEPSSHYYLVVKPEGSANCLVMDTYESFASQFRISNLPNPTSGWTQIKVNAQIGGTFDFFVSDVMGQRLHREQVTILPGENTIDYNGSHLPNGVYLYSLSNGREMVTRKMVVNRN, encoded by the coding sequence ATGAAGAAAGTCGTACTCCTCTTTTTGGGATTGACAAGCTGGAGCCTCGTGCAGGCTCAGGAAACTACTTGTGATCCCGACCAATCTGTTGCAGATACGGTCGTGGTGTCTCCTTTGCCCCAATCTGCAGACCGCCCGGCCGGAGGAATAACAGACACGGCCTGCGCCAACGAATACTACAAATTTGTTTTTACCTTTAATATTCCAATGACCTACGATACGCCCTTCGGCCCAGCGCCGATCGATAATGTGAGCGTCGCTACCGATGGAGCGGTAGCGAACCTGCCCGCTTCCTTCGATTACGTTTGCAATCCTCCGAATTGCGTATTCCAGGCACAGACCAAAGGCTGTGTGGTGCTCTTCGGCACTGCTACTCCCGCCGAAGTGGCAGCGCATGACCTCAAGGTAACGGCCGATGTCGCCATTACCGGTGTCCCCCTGCCTCTGACCCTGACCTTGCCCGACGACCTGGAGCCTTCCAGCCATTACTACCTGGTGGTCAAACCGGAAGGCTCGGCCAACTGCTTAGTCATGGATACTTACGAGAGCTTCGCCTCCCAATTCCGCATCAGCAACCTGCCCAACCCGACCAGCGGCTGGACGCAGATAAAGGTCAACGCTCAGATCGGCGGAACCTTCGACTTTTTCGTCAGCGACGTGATGGGCCAAAGGCTGCACCGCGAGCAGGTGACGATCCTGCCGGGAGAAAACACGATCGACTACAACGGCAGCCACCTGCCCAACGGCGTTTACCTCTACAGCCTCAGCAACGGCAGGGAAATGGTGACGCGCAAAATGGTGGTCAACCGAAATTAA
- a CDS encoding TonB-dependent receptor — MSRILTFLCFLGLCFQTALAQKVAIEGKVVDASTGEPLIGATVRAGANGAVTDFSGAYSLELDAGEYDIAIRYVGYQPFNKTVEAKAGQPVELNAFLEVEAAILQTATITSGKFEKPLSEVTVSLEVLRPDLVKSTGKVTIDKALEKIPGVTIIDGQANIRGGSGYAQGAGSRVLLMVDDMPILTADAGFPNWDDVPIENIAQVEVVKGAASALYGSSALNGIINVRTAYPKAKPETEVAAWYTSFRAPKDERLKWWDSAPYSYGASLAHRRKIGKLDLVLGGYLVREEDYNMDTYRRFGRFNVGTRYRLTDRLTIGLNGNFNLGKTAAFLYWKSDTMAYIGADNTLSDRKRTRYNIDPFINYYDKGGNRHRLQGRFYNVDNNNDQNQSNSSDMYYGEYQFQRQIPEAELVITAGAVFSGTNISAELYGDTTFTSRNIAGYVQLEKKLLDRLNLSGGFRYEDNLLSNPGFTIANPKDTILPSEERESKPVFRIGANYRIGAASFLRVSWGQGYRFPTVAEKFILTNAGFIKVLPNPTLGSETGWSAELGIKQGFRISSFEGFVDLAAFISRYKDMIEFNFIGNGFRSVNIGGTDIRGFEATVAGRGEILGIPVSLLTGYTYIDPRFEEFDPNGEAGSQALFNSQSSSEPDQNILKYRSQHLFKFDLEGQYKGFFLGTEVFYNSQLVAIDNLFEVLLNGVRRFREAHSNGYTLLNLRTGYNFTENLRFTVLLNNTANIEYTTRPALMEAPRNLTARLDFKF; from the coding sequence ATGAGCAGAATTCTTACTTTTCTTTGTTTTTTGGGCCTTTGTTTTCAAACTGCGCTCGCGCAAAAAGTTGCCATAGAAGGCAAAGTCGTAGATGCCTCCACCGGCGAGCCGCTGATCGGCGCCACCGTCCGGGCAGGCGCCAACGGAGCCGTTACCGACTTCAGCGGGGCCTACAGCCTGGAACTGGACGCCGGCGAATACGATATAGCCATTCGCTACGTGGGCTATCAGCCTTTCAATAAAACGGTTGAAGCGAAAGCGGGTCAGCCGGTCGAGCTAAACGCCTTCCTGGAAGTGGAGGCGGCCATTCTGCAAACGGCGACCATAACCAGCGGCAAGTTCGAGAAGCCGCTGAGCGAAGTCACCGTATCCCTGGAAGTGCTCCGGCCTGACCTGGTAAAAAGCACGGGAAAGGTGACTATTGACAAGGCCCTGGAAAAAATACCCGGCGTGACGATCATCGACGGGCAGGCCAACATACGGGGCGGATCGGGTTATGCGCAGGGCGCAGGCAGCCGGGTACTGCTCATGGTGGACGACATGCCTATCCTCACCGCCGACGCCGGTTTCCCCAACTGGGATGACGTGCCGATCGAAAACATCGCTCAGGTGGAAGTGGTCAAGGGAGCGGCCTCTGCCCTTTATGGCTCCTCCGCCCTGAATGGCATCATCAACGTTCGCACCGCCTATCCTAAAGCCAAACCGGAAACGGAAGTTGCGGCCTGGTATACTTCTTTCAGGGCACCCAAAGATGAACGGCTAAAATGGTGGGACAGCGCGCCTTACTCCTACGGCGCCAGCCTGGCTCACCGCCGCAAGATCGGCAAGCTCGACCTGGTCTTAGGTGGGTACTTGGTGCGGGAAGAAGATTATAATATGGATACCTACCGGCGGTTCGGCAGGTTCAACGTCGGCACCCGCTACCGGTTGACGGACCGCCTGACCATCGGATTAAATGGCAACTTCAACCTCGGGAAAACCGCTGCTTTCCTCTACTGGAAGTCTGACACCATGGCCTATATCGGTGCGGACAATACCCTTTCCGACCGAAAGCGGACGCGTTACAACATCGACCCCTTTATCAATTACTACGACAAGGGCGGCAACCGGCACCGCTTGCAAGGCCGATTTTACAACGTAGACAACAACAACGACCAAAACCAGTCCAACTCTTCGGATATGTACTACGGGGAATACCAGTTTCAACGGCAAATCCCGGAAGCCGAACTGGTAATCACTGCCGGCGCTGTTTTCTCCGGGACCAACATCTCAGCGGAACTGTATGGAGACACGACCTTCACCTCCCGCAATATCGCCGGCTATGTTCAACTGGAGAAAAAACTCCTGGACCGGCTCAACCTCAGCGGCGGGTTTCGCTATGAGGACAACCTGTTGTCCAATCCGGGCTTCACTATTGCCAACCCCAAAGACACCATTCTGCCTTCCGAAGAACGGGAATCCAAACCAGTGTTTCGCATTGGCGCCAATTATCGCATCGGCGCTGCTTCCTTTCTCCGGGTATCCTGGGGCCAGGGTTACCGCTTCCCCACCGTAGCGGAGAAGTTCATCCTTACCAATGCCGGCTTCATCAAGGTGCTGCCCAACCCCACTCTCGGCTCGGAAACGGGCTGGAGCGCCGAATTGGGCATCAAACAGGGCTTCCGGATCAGCAGCTTTGAAGGTTTTGTCGACCTGGCCGCCTTCATTTCCAGGTATAAGGATATGATCGAATTCAATTTTATCGGCAACGGCTTCCGGTCGGTCAACATCGGAGGCACGGATATAAGAGGCTTCGAAGCCACCGTCGCCGGGAGAGGCGAGATACTGGGCATACCGGTAAGCCTGCTCACCGGCTATACCTATATCGATCCTCGGTTTGAAGAATTTGACCCTAATGGGGAGGCGGGTTCTCAGGCGCTCTTCAACTCGCAGAGCTCGTCTGAGCCGGATCAGAATATCCTGAAGTACCGGTCTCAGCACCTCTTTAAATTTGACCTGGAAGGCCAATACAAAGGTTTTTTCCTGGGAACAGAGGTTTTTTACAACAGCCAACTGGTCGCCATTGACAACCTTTTTGAAGTACTGCTCAACGGGGTGCGCAGATTCCGGGAAGCACACAGCAACGGCTATACCCTGCTCAACCTGCGCACAGGTTATAACTTTACCGAAAACCTCCGGTTCACCGTATTGCTGAACAATACCGCCAATATCGAATATACCACCCGCCCCGCCCTTATGGAAGCGCCCCGCAACCTGACGGCACGGCTGGATTTTAAATTCTGA